A segment of the Malaclemys terrapin pileata isolate rMalTer1 chromosome 1, rMalTer1.hap1, whole genome shotgun sequence genome:
TCAGAGCTGCCTTGCTCTGTGGTAACACCTCCAATTGGGCATATTTCCGTTTCCTAACTGACCGTAGATACCCCTCAGAGTTCCAAGGCTACCAgcatctctgccccctctctggtCTTTGAGTGCCAGATGTCAGGCCTCATAGCCTTCCCTCTTATGGAGTGGAATCCCGTGATACTCCCACCCTCAGACTGGGCCCTGGTTCTACAGCGCACTGCAAGTCGACTGTGCTTGCCCAGCAGGTCCGAGTGAGTTTGGGAGTTTGTGACTAGTGGTGAGATAAGAGATAAGTGGTGAGATAAGCCTTCTAGAACCAAAACACTGTTTAATCTGAATATTAGGAATAAAGGGTAACATGGGAGAATAAGAGGGTTTTAAAACAACAGTCTGTAAATGTCTCTGATCACAAGCTCTCCTGCGCTGACGGGGACCCAGAGAGGCCGAGGGCCTTCAGACTTCCCCAGAGGTGTCTGTGCCTGTCAGTCTAAAGAGATTCTCATGacagctgccccagctctggacaCACTCCCAGAGATGACAAAACAAGCTGTGTAATGTGGCTCGAGCCTGGAAATAGGCTCTTCCCAGCTTGTAGCTCCAGTGTTGTCTCTTGACCTCCCTGCGGTGCTGACTGAGCGATGGCTTTTCTTGAGCTGTTTCTCCCCTTCTTGCTTGTTTTCCAGCCGCCTGCTGTTAAACTAGGAAGATCCATACTGGTTTCACCCAATGTAGCCATAACATAAATATCCCAAATGTTAACCCTATATAGCTCTACAGCAAACATCCCCAGAACTGGGTTTAATACAAACATTCATGATAGCAGCTCAGCTCCCTGTCTGTCACAATGCTGTTCCCAGATGCTACGTATTTTATTAACACAGGACATAGacaaagagcgagagagagagagcaatagaCTACTTTCATGTGTGAAATGAGGTTCCATTTCCATGAATACTCATGTATTTGACTTTGAAATCCACTTCCTGCAAACCCTCCTCGTGCCTGAATAACCGGTACAGGGGTTACTCTGTACTAGAGAGTGAGAGCTCAGAGAATgaatattttccatactgatcCCAATGCCTGTTACCACTCCAGATACAGGCCACAGACTGGCAGAACAGAACCTGAGGAGAACCAGTCAGCTATTAACCCGGGACAGAGAAGCTACTAGACTTCTGTTTACTGACAAGTGACTGAATGAGGGCTGGGACACTGCGATCTTTTCAGGTTCTGAAGAAATCCAGATGACAGACGCTACATTTTAAGTCCCACTGTAAcctgagaaatcatctctgaaagaAGAGATGGGAAAGAACGGGTTGACATGTTTGTGCTAAACTACAGACGTGTAAATGTTATGCCAAAACTTTTCATTGTAATAAAATATTGCAAACCAAACTTTCATGAGGAGCAGTGGAAACTTTACTGCTTAATGGCTTTTACTTTAGAAAGTATTTCAGAAGTTCTCCACATACTTTTTGCAATGGGTTTGTGTTAATAACTCTTTGTGCAGCGAACAGCTGTCTGATAGTATCCCCTGGTAACTGACCAGAAGCTGTTTCTGTTTCTAACACTTACATTCAGGGTCATGCACACAATTCCTCACAAATACCACTGCAAGTCTGTCCAAAAAGTTATGAGAGAACAGAACCGCTGGTCTTGGTTTCAGTAGTGTTACAGAGCTGAGATGCAGGAAAGGGGAGTGCTATATTAGTTGTAAGTAATTTACGCCCATCACCTCTTACATGAGCATGGATGAAGTGATTTGCGCGCACAAGTGGATATTAGTGCAAATCTAGTTTTTGCATATTAACCCATTTGTGACGCCAATCCCACCCCCGTCCAGCTGAAGTAATTGTCTGTGTTAGCTTGTCACTTGCCAAGTATCTATAGACCCTTGCATGGGGAGAGGATGCAGGTCCTGCGAGGTAGATCGAATGCTCAGGATTCAGTTAACATTGGCCaggcaaagcacttcagcttcCATTGGAGGGATTCTTTGTGGTCAGAGTGTATCACTGGGAGCATATGATAAGGGAAAGTTATTAGAGCCCGGTTCTGACTgaatttacacatgtaaatctggagcaacCCCGCTGAAGTCACTATTATTGAATTAAGAACCTGACACTAAGAATGTATCCCATTTGCTGGAAAGAGACAGTGGAATAATTTGAAGTCTCAAGAgtggagaaaataaaaagtatatcTATGAGGCAATGAAATACGTTTATAAATACCTTCAATGCAGGTAAGATAAATACAATGACCGTCTTCACCATGCACTTGGCATGATTTATGGACGTCATGATACAATGGGCCAACTCAGAGGTAGACGTCCAGAAAGAGTGTCTGTATGAAGGTCAGAAATGTAAAATCACACAGTGCTCAAGTAGGCTGTGGAACTCCCAGCCACAAGATATCAATGGGGCCAAGAGCTTCTCAGGATTCAAAGAGGGATGGGATGTTTAAATGCGTAATCAGGAAATCCAATACAGTACTGAGAATTTTTTTAGAAAACATCTTTTAAGGGCTCTAAACCTTCCTAATTTACATGACAAAATATGTCTATCTAGTGGGTGTCAGGGGGAAACTTTCCCTAGGATCAGGGTATCTCTTAGTTCCCTATTGCAGGgcttcttcctccttcctttgcagcatctcGTACTAGGCACTGGACACTGGGCTAGCCAGACTACAGGTCTGATCTTGTCTGGCAGTGCCTATCTTCCTATTGGTGGTATAAATCCAAGACAATATATTTGCTGATTTTCCTTGAGGTCCTGGAAATCCCTAGATTTTCACTGAGAGAAGAAAGATGTCTCGCTAAATATCATctagtctcctgttcttttttctttcaggAAGGAAAGTTCAAAAGTCCCTGGACCTGCCCAGTAcattatgtcagctgtcaatgacaccaaattcaactctgcagtgttccttctcacTGGGATACCTGGGATGGAAGACGTCAATCTCTGGATCTCTATAACCTTCTGCTTCATGTATCTCATGTCCatagtaggaaattcagtcattctgttcattataaaaacagatccaagcctccatgagcccatgtacattttcctttccatgttggccaTCACAGACCTTGGCTTATCGATGTCTACCATGCCAACAATACTGGGCATATACTTGTTTAACTCTAGGGAAATCAGCCTCAATGCCTGTTTTGCCCAGACTTTTTTCATCCACTCGCTTTACAAAATTGAATCCTCCATCCtcttgttgatggcctttgaccgcttcatcgcaatctgtaacccactgagaTATGCCTCCATCTTAACTCCACCGAGGATAGCCAAGATGGGACTTGTGGCTGTGCTAAGACCAGTGGCCATGATACTCCCACTCCCCATACTTCTGAAACAGTTCAGATATTGTCGAGACAAtatcctctcccattcctactgcaTGGACCAGGACGTCATGAAGGCAGCTTGTTCAGACATCTCAGTGAACAACATCTATGGGTTGTTTCTTACATTCTTCATGGTGGGGTTAGACTCACTGCTCGTATTtctctcttatgtgatgatcgtcaaaacagtgctgagcatTGCATCCCGCACAGAGTGCCTgagggccctgaacacctgcgtCTCCCACCTCTGCGCTGTCGTGCTCTTCTACATATCAGACATCGGCCTGGCTTTGATACACAGATTCGGAAATAGCTCTACTCATTTGCTTCAGATTATCCTGGGCTACGTCTACCTGCTGGTCCCGCCCCTGATGAACCCAATTGTGTACagtgtgaaaagcaaacaccttcgtgAGAGGATAATCAGGGCTTTTGTCAAGTGAAGGGTCAGTTCATCACTTGGCTCTAGCACTGGTGATATGGGAGAGGAAAAACACGAGCAATGGCCATGACCATGTATTTCATCCTGGAACCTCTTCCCTGGAGGccctttcctctgccccatttctTCCCTGAAGATGACACCTCCACTATTCCCCTTTACCCAAGACTCTGCCCCCTTtccaggctggaagccagagccaggccttggtaagagctgcccagggaatcAGAGCCACAGTTAGGCGCCCCACACCCTCCACATTTTATCCCCCTGGATTTACAAGTCAGGGAATGTGGAGAGTCTGGGGCTCACCACAGCAACCTGTACTTCcagggcagctcttaccatggcctgactctggcctggctgggaggAGGAGCCTAGGTGATCGTGGAGGAGCAAGAGGTTGGGGTTAGTGAGAAGAtatggggcaggggacagggcttCAGGGGAAAAAGGGGAGTAGGGTCTGAACCAACGTGGACCACAGCAATCAGGACTGTGTGGGTGATActgagtaaaggaggaggctggggctggagggtagGAGACCTTGTGTTTTggagaagactgaaaaaatatGACCCCAAAAAGGGATTTCTTGTTTTAATTATCGGAGGCTGAGAGTAATTAATTGCAAGAACCTTAGAGGGAAGGGCAGGGCCTCTGCAAGGCCACCTCAGACCCCAAGGGGGCACTCTGGCGTGGCCCCCATCCACAGGGATTTGGCCAGAGTGGGCTGTGCTCTTGGAACCCATTATCAATGGGTGGATGTCAGCCCAGCCCCGAGGCTGCTCTAAACTCCGCTGAGGCATGGGGAAAACAGGCCAGCGAATCAAACCCCTGTAACTGGCTCTTTGCCATccctgctctctgcagcacaTGGGGGAGCTCTGCTGGCACAGCAGAGAATGCAACTGGGCTTGTCTCTGCTCAGATGTCTGGAAAGCTGGTCCTCTGGTCTGGGCACTGCTCGATAACTCCAGACAGCTTGGTTggattcccaaactgtgtgtGACTGTGTACAAGCCATTGGATGTCTCTGCACAGGTGGATAATAGCCTTGCCCTGCCTCACAGCGGTGGCGAGAAGATAAATACATTCAGTGCGGTGAGAGACTCTGAGACCCAAAAATCATTGTGGTGTCAGGGTTCCACAGAGCAACACCTCTGACATTTGTCTATAAAAGGCCTCTTACCACAGGCTCCTGTGACAGCTGGCTTCTGGGAAGTCCTGAGACTCCAGCATCTTGGTGTCTGGGGCATATGTGCAGGTGACAGTGAAGGTTAAGTAGTGGATTTCTTTGGGTAATCTTGGAGTGTCACAGAGACGCCCGGAGTTTCAGCACAGTCACAGAACCAGTGATTGTAAGTCAATGAGGCTAAATGGGTCTAACTGCCAAACTATGGATCAATGGCCATGGGGCCCTCATCTTTGATGGTCTGGCTGGAAGAAAGCTGTCTGAGGGCAAAGGTCAGCTTCACATCTAGGCCCTGTAACACATACACGGCTGAGCACTATGGTGTCTGCGCCAATGCTCACACAAGTTTCAGCAAAGGCTGCTTCCACAAGAAAGGGGCAAACAGAAGGGAAGATGCTCTCAGAGACACACGGAAACTAGGCTGGGTCCTGAGAGCTCCTTGTCTTCCCAAAAGAATGTAAGTTGTGCCAGTTCTGTTTGCTAATAAACCCACTCATTTTAAGGAGGCTGGGAGTGACTGTATAACTCTGGTCACAAGTAAGAGTCTCAAGTGTCCAATCAGTGCTGCTTGGTGATAAGCTTTTATCATAGATGGGATGTCATTCCCAGCTCGAAGAGTGGGATAATATAAAACAtcagaatataagaacagccgtacGGGGTCAGACaaatgttccatctagcccagtatcctgtcttccaatagtggctaATGCCatgtgcccagagggaatgaacagaacaagcaatcatcaagtgatccatcccttgtcgcccattcccaactacTGGGAAACGTAAGCCAGAGAtcccattcctgcccatcctggctaacaggcATTGAAGGACCTCTCCTCCactaatttatctagttctttttttatccCTGTTATAATCTTTACCTTCATTAAATCCTCTGGCGAGGAGTTCCATAGCGTggctgtgcattatgtgaagagatacttccttttgttgttttaaacttgctgcctattagtttcatttggtgacccctagttcttgtgttatgagaaggagtaaatatcaTTTCCCTatgcactttctccacacctgtcatgattaaATTGTGAGATTCCTCTCATGATGGGAAAGGATCTGGTTTACAGGGGAAAGAGACCATATATCCCGGTCTCACTGTGACAATCTTGAGTCTTCTAGGCCAGCGTATATTCTTGTTGAGTAATTATAACCTTTCAGAGTAGCAACTTTTTCCAGTTGCATCCAAAATAGAAATTCCCTCAAGACAATAAATCGTAGATTCATAGAATTTAGAGAAAGAAGGGACGATTAGATTATCAAGTCTGACCGCCTGGAGAATTTCTCCCAGTTTACCCCCAGTGACTTGTATTTCACTGAAGCATCACTTCTGTTCCTCTGATGCGTATCTTCTAGGAAGGCATCTAATATTGGTTTGGAGATATCAGGAGAATCCACAATGTCCTTTGAGAGTTTGTTCCCCGGGTTAATTACcaacactgttaaaaatatgtgcCTCATTTCCATATTTAATTTCTCTTGCTTCAGTTTCCAGGCATTAGTTCTTGTTATACCGTTTCCTGATAGGTTAAAGAGACCATTAGTACCTGGTATTTCATTCCTGTAAAAGTGCTTGTACACTGTTATCAAGTCAGTTCTCAATCTTCCCTAGTTTAACTCACTACAtgccgaccaggggtattctatctgctacccaagatccataaacctggaaaccctggatgccccatcatctcaggcattggcactcttagcAGGATTACCTGGCTAttgggactctctcctcagaccctacgctccCAGCgttcccagctatcttcgagacaccaccgacttcctgaggaaactacaatgcattggtgatcttcctgaaaacaccatcctagccactatgatTGTAGAaactctttacaccaatattccacacttGGATGGAcaacaagctgtcaggaacagtatccccgatgaggccacagcacacctggtggctgagctttgtgactttgtcctcacccacaaccatttcagatttggggacaacttacaCCTTCAAGTcacagcactgctatgggtacccgcatggccctacagtatgccaacatttttatggctgacttagaacaacacttcctcagctctcgtcccctagtgcccctcctctacttgcgctacattgatgacatcatcaaatggacccacggaaaggaggcccttgaataattctacctggatttcagcaaTTTCCACCCTAACATCAACctcagtccacacaagagatccacttcctggacactacagtgcaaataagcgatgttgacataaacaccaccctataccggaaacctactgaccgctatacatacctacatgcctccagcttccatccagacacatcacacgatccattgtctgcagccaagccctaagatacaaccacatttgctccaatccctcagacagagacaaacacctacaagatctttatcaagcatttttaaaactacaatacccatctgGGAAGTGatgaaacagattgacagagggagacaggtacccagaattcacctactacaggacagacccTACAAGGAAAATAGCAGAACACCACTGGCTATCATATACAGCCCCcatctaaaacctctccagcgcatcaccAGCCATCTACAaactatcctggaaaatgatccctcactctcacagaccttgggagacaggccagtcctcacttacagacagcccccagacctgaagcaaatactcaccagcaactacacaccacatcacagaaacatta
Coding sequences within it:
- the LOC128832294 gene encoding olfactory receptor 51G2-like; the protein is MSAVNDTKFNSAVFLLTGIPGMEDVNLWISITFCFMYLMSIVGNSVILFIIKTDPSLHEPMYIFLSMLAITDLGLSMSTMPTILGIYLFNSREISLNACFAQTFFIHSLYKIESSILLLMAFDRFIAICNPLRYASILTPPRIAKMGLVAVLRPVAMILPLPILLKQFRYCRDNILSHSYCMDQDVMKAACSDISVNNIYGLFLTFFMVGLDSLLVFLSYVMIVKTVLSIASRTECLRALNTCVSHLCAVVLFYISDIGLALIHRFGNSSTHLLQIILGYVYLLVPPLMNPIVYSVKSKHLRERIIRAFVK